In the genome of Methylococcus sp. EFPC2, the window CGACACGTCGGCCAGATTGCCGCCATCCGCCAGCCGGCCGGCGGACCCCCGGTAAACCAGCGGCACGGGATTGACCGTGTGGGCCGTCTGCGCCTCGCCGGTTTCAGGATCGATCATCTGCTCGGCATTGCCGTGGTCGGCGGTCAGCACCAGCTCTCCCCCGACCCGGTCCAGCGCGGCCAGCACGCGCCCCAGCGACGCGTCCAGGGTCTCCACGGCGGCAATCGCCGCGCTCAGCACGCCGGTATGGCCGACCATGTCGCCGTTGGCGTAATTGCAGATGATGACGTCGTACTCCCCGCCTTCGATCGCTTCCACCAGCCGGTCGGTGACTTCCGGCGCGCTCATCTCCGGCTTGAGGTCATAGGTCTTGACCTTGGGCGAAGGCACCAGGATGCGCTCCTCACCGGGAAAAGGCGTGTCCGTCCCGCCGTTGAAGAAAAAGGTGACGTGGGCGTATTTTTCCGTCTCGGCCAGACGCAACTGCTTGAGCCCCGAATTGGCGAGGACTTCGCCCAGGCCGTTCTTCACCGACGTCGGAGGGAAAGCCACCGGAAAGCTGAAATCCTCGTGGTATTCGGTCAGGGTCACATAAGCACCCAGGCGCGGATACTCACCGCGTTCGAATCCTTGGAAATCGTCTTGCGTCAAACAGAGGCTCAGTTCGCGCGCGCGGTCGGCGCGGAAATTCATGAACACGACCACGTCGCCGGCTTGCATCGCCACCGGCAGCGTGCCCTCGGGCGTGATGGCCGTGGGTTTGACGAATTCGTCGGTTTCCCCCCGCGCATAAGCCGCTGCCAGCCCCTCGACCGCACTTGCGGCGCTGAACTCCGGCTTGCCGTGAGCCAGCAGTTCGTAAGCCTGGCTGACCCGCTCCCAGCGGTTGTCGCGGTCCATGGCATAGAAACGGCCGGTCAGCGAGGCGATGCGCCCGCCGCCCAGCTCCGCCAATCGGGCTTCGGTGGCGCGTATCGAGGCTTCCGCGCTTTTGGGCGGGGTATCGCGGCCATCCAGGAAGGCATGCAGATAGATGTCGCTCAGCCCTCGGCTCAAAGCCAGCTCGACCAGCGCGTGGATATGGGTTTCATGGCTGTGTACGCCGCCTGGCGACAGCAGCCCCAGGATGTGCAAGGCCTTGCCGCTGGTTTTGGCCTGATCCACCGCAGCCCGCAAGACCGGGTTGTCGAAGAACGTGCGGTTGGCTATGGCCTGGTTGATGCGGGTCAGGTCCTGGGCGAGCAGGCGGCCGCATCCCAGATGCAGATGGCCGACCTCGGAATTGCCCATCTGGTCGTCGGGCAGTCCGACCGCACCGCCGGAACATTCCAGGAGGGTGTGGGGTGAATTCGCCCACAGGCCGTCCCAATTCGGCGTGTGCGCCAGGCGGATCGCATTGGCGGTTTCCAGCTCGCTGTAACCGAAGCCGTCAAAAATTAACAACACGATGGGTTTAGGACGGTGCGACTTCAACGTATAATCCTCTGCCAAATTTCCCCCGGACCGCTCGAACGAACGACGATACTCGACGGACCTTCGCATGCGCTGCGAATGTGGTCGCCATTTTACCGTTTTTTCGAACGTTAGTCGTGCCGTCCGGAACCGTCCGCCTCGGCGGCTAACGAACCCGGGTCACCGCCTTATGAGCTCGCTACCGACGCCTCTGATTGCGCATGACGCGGATATCGCGCGGGCCGCGCTCTATCTCAAGGCCATGTCGCATCCGTTGAGGTTGAAGATCTTGTGCACCTTGGGCAACGAACGGGTGAGCGTGCAGGATATCGTCGACCAGGTAGGCACGACGCAAAGCAATATTTCCCAGCATTTGGGCATCTTGCGCGACAAGGGCATACTGGCGTGCCAGAAGGACGCCAACCGGGTTTTCTACTACATCGAGCACCCCTACACCTTGCAAGTCATCGAGCTGTTGCGGGAAAGCTTTTGCAACCGGCAGGATTGAAACCCCGTCGGACTTCACCACTTTTACGATCTAGAAGGTATTTTGAATGGATGTGGATCGCATCGGCGAATTCGTTGGCAATCACTGGATACTGAGCAGCGGCTGGTTCGTTGTCAGCCTGCTCCTGATCCAGGATTCCTTCGACGTTCTGACCCGCAAGTACAAATCGACCACGCCGGCCGACGCCGTGGCCCTGCTGAACGACGACGAAACCCTGGTCATCGACGTGCGCGATCCCGCGGAATTCGCCACCGGCCATATCGTCAAGGCCCGCAACATCCTGTACGCCAAAGTGGGCGACAAACTGGGCGAACTGGAACCCTACAAGAACAAAACGATCATCGTTTGCTGCCAGCAGGGAACCAAATCTGGCCCCACCTGTAAAAAACTGGCCAAGGCCGGATTCACCCAGGTGCACGACCTGCGCGGCGGGCTGCTCGCGTGGGAAGACGCCAAACTTCCGCTCACCCGCAAATCTTAAGCCGGCGCAGGGACGCCTCGCCGAAATCGGCCGCAGCGGCGGCCGATTTCGTATCACACCGGGAAACCCAGGTTTACCGATGACGCTCGCCGAAAAAATCCGGGACGATGGACTCGGCACCACGCTCCAGCACCCCTAACATCAAATCGAGGACAGAAAAATGGCCGAAGAGGAAAAGCAGTTCGCCCTGCAAAAGCTTTATGTCAAGGACGTATCGTTCGAAACCCCGAACTCCCCCGCGATCTTCACCCAGAAATGGGAGCCGCAGGTGGAATTCAACCTTTCCAGCAACGCCAAGGGATTGCAGGAGAACCTGTTCGAAGTCAGCCTGACCGTCACCGTCACCGTAAAGCTGGAAGACAAGACCGCCTATCTGGTCGAAGTTTCCCAGGCCGGCATCTTCACGCTGGGCGGATTCAACGAGCAGGAACTCGGCCCGCTGCTCGGCAGCTTCTGCCCGAACATCCTGTTCCCTTATGCCCGCGAGGCGGTATCCGACCTGGTCATCAAGGGCGGCTTCCCTCCCCTGCTGCTCGCGCCGGTGAACTTCGACGCGCTGTATTCCCAGCACATCCAGCAAGGGCAACCGCAGCCGTCGGCACCGGGCTCCAGCAGCGTCAATTGAGGATCGGCCGCGCTCACGCATGAAGAAATCAATCACTGTACTCGGCGCGGGCTCCTGGGGCACCGCGCTGGCGCTGGTGCTGGCGCGCAACGGCCACGAAGTGACGCTGTGGGGACACCACCCCGAACACGCGGCGCGCCTGGAGGGCGACCGCTGCAACCGGCGCTACCTGCCCAACGCGCCGTTTCCCGATAATCTGCACGTCAGCGCGAGTCTCGCAGACGCGGTTCCGGGACGCGCGGTGATCCTGGTGTCGGTGCCCAGCCATGCCTTTCGCGCCACCCTCACGGCTATCGCGCCGTTGAGGTCGCGCGAAACCGGCCTGGCCTGGGCTACCAAGGGGCTGGAAAGACAGACCTGCCGCCTGCTCCACGAGGTCGCGGAAGAAGTCCTGGGATCCGGGGTGCCCAGCGCCGTGGTATCCGGACCCACCTTTGCGGGCGAAGTCGCCGCCGGTTTGCCCAGCGCCATCGCCGTGGCCTCGCGCCAGCCGGAATTCGCCGCGGAAATGTCGGGCCTGCTGCACAACACCAATTTCCGCACCTACACCACCGAAGACATCATCGGCGTGCAACTGGGCGGAGCGACCAAGAACGTCCTCGCGATCGCCGCCGGCGTGGCGGACGGGCTGGGCTTCGGCGCCAATGCCCGCGCTGCGCTGATCACCCGGGGCCTGGCCGAAATGATGCGCCTCGGCCTGGTCTTGGGCGGCAAGCAGGAAACCTTCATGGGACTGGGCGGGGCCGGCGACCTCATCCTCACCTGCACCGACAACCAGTCGCGCAACCGGCGTTTCGGGCTGGGCTTGGGCAAGGGCCTGTCGCGTGCCGAAGTCACGGCGCAAATCGGCCAGGAAATCGAAGGCATAGGCACCGCCGAGATGGTCTACCAACTGGCCCAGCGGCATGGCGTCGAAATGCCCATCACCGAACAGACTTACCGCATCCTGCACGAGGGCTTGGCTCCCGAGGAAGCGGTGCGCAACCTCCTCCTGCGCGAACCCAAGCCGGAGGCGGTGACGGTTCGTAACTGAGGGTGGCCCGGCTGGGCCTTCCCGGCCGCATGCCACGATGCTGAAATACGACGACCCGTCCGCCGAGGTGCTTCCATGCTCGACAACGCCACGCTGAAGACGCTCGAACAGGCGATACGCCAGTCCGGCGATGTGACCGTCACCTTAAGCCGGGCCTCCGGGGCCGGGGGCGGCTGCATCAACCAGGCCTATCGGCTGCACGGCGAAGGACGCGATTATTTCGTCAAGTTCAACCAGCGCTCCCTGCTGCCCATGTTCGAAGCCGAAGAACAGGGCTTGCGGGAGATCGCCGCCAGCGGCACGGTACGGGCACCCGAGCCGGTGAGCTGCGGCATCGCCGGTGGCCGCGCCTACCTGCTGATGGAATACCTGCCTCTGCACACGGGGCGAGGCGACACGGACCGGGCCCTGGGCCGGCAACTCGCCGCGCTGCACCGCATCGAGCAGCCTTATTTCGGCTGGAGCCGGGACAACACCATAGGCTCGACCCCGCAGCCCAACCCGCAAACCCACGACTGGACGGACTTCTGGTCACAGCACCGTCTCGGCTTTCAGCTACGGCTGGCGGCCGATCAAGGCTACGGAGGCCGTCTGCAAACGCTGGGGGAACAACTGCTGAACCGGCTGGGCACCCTGCTCGCCGATCATCACCCCCACCCTTCCCTGCTGCACGGCGACCTTTGGGGCGGCAATTATGCCGCCGACGAGTCCGGCCAGCCGGTGATTTTCGACCCCGCCTGTTACTACGGCGACCGCGAAGCCGACCTGGCCATGACGGAGCTGTTCGGCGGATACGGCGCGGACTTTTATGCGGCCTACCGCGAAGCCTACCCGCTCGATGCCGGCTATCCGATCCGCAAAACGCTTTACAACCTGTATCACATCCTCAATCACTTGAATCTGT includes:
- a CDS encoding helix-turn-helix transcriptional regulator: MSSLPTPLIAHDADIARAALYLKAMSHPLRLKILCTLGNERVSVQDIVDQVGTTQSNISQHLGILRDKGILACQKDANRVFYYIEHPYTLQVIELLRESFCNRQD
- a CDS encoding fructosamine kinase family protein is translated as MLDNATLKTLEQAIRQSGDVTVTLSRASGAGGGCINQAYRLHGEGRDYFVKFNQRSLLPMFEAEEQGLREIAASGTVRAPEPVSCGIAGGRAYLLMEYLPLHTGRGDTDRALGRQLAALHRIEQPYFGWSRDNTIGSTPQPNPQTHDWTDFWSQHRLGFQLRLAADQGYGGRLQTLGEQLLNRLGTLLADHHPHPSLLHGDLWGGNYAADESGQPVIFDPACYYGDREADLAMTELFGGYGADFYAAYREAYPLDAGYPIRKTLYNLYHILNHLNLFGGGYAGQAESMMSRLLAEVR
- a CDS encoding NAD(P)H-dependent glycerol-3-phosphate dehydrogenase, whose translation is MKKSITVLGAGSWGTALALVLARNGHEVTLWGHHPEHAARLEGDRCNRRYLPNAPFPDNLHVSASLADAVPGRAVILVSVPSHAFRATLTAIAPLRSRETGLAWATKGLERQTCRLLHEVAEEVLGSGVPSAVVSGPTFAGEVAAGLPSAIAVASRQPEFAAEMSGLLHNTNFRTYTTEDIIGVQLGGATKNVLAIAAGVADGLGFGANARAALITRGLAEMMRLGLVLGGKQETFMGLGGAGDLILTCTDNQSRNRRFGLGLGKGLSRAEVTAQIGQEIEGIGTAEMVYQLAQRHGVEMPITEQTYRILHEGLAPEEAVRNLLLREPKPEAVTVRN
- the gpmI gene encoding 2,3-bisphosphoglycerate-independent phosphoglycerate mutase codes for the protein MKSHRPKPIVLLIFDGFGYSELETANAIRLAHTPNWDGLWANSPHTLLECSGGAVGLPDDQMGNSEVGHLHLGCGRLLAQDLTRINQAIANRTFFDNPVLRAAVDQAKTSGKALHILGLLSPGGVHSHETHIHALVELALSRGLSDIYLHAFLDGRDTPPKSAEASIRATEARLAELGGGRIASLTGRFYAMDRDNRWERVSQAYELLAHGKPEFSAASAVEGLAAAYARGETDEFVKPTAITPEGTLPVAMQAGDVVVFMNFRADRARELSLCLTQDDFQGFERGEYPRLGAYVTLTEYHEDFSFPVAFPPTSVKNGLGEVLANSGLKQLRLAETEKYAHVTFFFNGGTDTPFPGEERILVPSPKVKTYDLKPEMSAPEVTDRLVEAIEGGEYDVIICNYANGDMVGHTGVLSAAIAAVETLDASLGRVLAALDRVGGELVLTADHGNAEQMIDPETGEAQTAHTVNPVPLVYRGSAGRLADGGNLADVSPTLLAILGLDRPAEMTGRSLLI
- the secB gene encoding protein-export chaperone SecB, translated to MAEEEKQFALQKLYVKDVSFETPNSPAIFTQKWEPQVEFNLSSNAKGLQENLFEVSLTVTVTVKLEDKTAYLVEVSQAGIFTLGGFNEQELGPLLGSFCPNILFPYAREAVSDLVIKGGFPPLLLAPVNFDALYSQHIQQGQPQPSAPGSSSVN
- a CDS encoding rhodanese-like domain-containing protein, coding for MDVDRIGEFVGNHWILSSGWFVVSLLLIQDSFDVLTRKYKSTTPADAVALLNDDETLVIDVRDPAEFATGHIVKARNILYAKVGDKLGELEPYKNKTIIVCCQQGTKSGPTCKKLAKAGFTQVHDLRGGLLAWEDAKLPLTRKS